From Chryseobacterium shandongense, the proteins below share one genomic window:
- the pyrH gene encoding UMP kinase — MKYKRILLKLSGEALMGNRQYGIDNERLQDYAAEIKKVVDKGCEVAIVIGGGNIFRGVAGAAKGMDRVQGDYMGMLATVINGMALQGALEDAGIKTRLQSAIEMDKVAEPFIKRRAVRHLEKGRVVIFGAGTGNPYFTTDTAATLRAIEIGADVILKGTRVDGIYDSDPEKNVNAVKYNSLSFDEVYAKNLKVMDMTAFTLSHENKLPIIVFDMNKDGNLEKIVDGENVGTLVDL, encoded by the coding sequence ATGAAATATAAAAGAATCCTTCTGAAACTTAGTGGTGAAGCCTTAATGGGAAATAGACAATATGGTATTGACAACGAAAGGCTACAGGACTACGCCGCTGAGATAAAAAAAGTAGTGGACAAAGGCTGTGAAGTTGCCATTGTAATTGGAGGAGGAAATATTTTCCGCGGTGTGGCAGGAGCTGCTAAAGGAATGGACAGAGTACAGGGCGATTATATGGGAATGCTTGCAACGGTAATCAACGGAATGGCGCTTCAGGGGGCTTTGGAAGATGCCGGTATCAAAACCAGACTGCAATCTGCCATCGAAATGGACAAAGTAGCGGAACCTTTCATCAAAAGAAGAGCGGTAAGACATCTTGAGAAGGGAAGGGTGGTGATCTTCGGAGCAGGAACAGGAAATCCTTATTTTACAACCGATACTGCGGCAACATTAAGAGCAATCGAAATCGGAGCTGACGTTATTTTAAAAGGAACAAGGGTAGACGGAATTTACGATAGTGATCCTGAAAAAAATGTAAACGCCGTAAAATATAATTCATTATCTTTCGACGAAGTTTATGCTAAAAACCTTAAAGTAATGGATATGACCGCTTTTACTTTAAGCCACGAAAATAAATTGCCAATCATTGTTTTTGATATGAACAAAGACGGAAATCTCGAAAAAATTGTAGACGGAGAAAATGTTGGTACTTTAGTTGATTTGTAA
- the porQ gene encoding type IX secretion system protein PorQ — protein sequence MKKIVIFSLFLSGIVSYAQTGTNVYPFLNIPVSARQAALGGDAISVRDHDVSFAIANPSLLNRDSDNQLSVNAAAYLADSKYGTIAYAKDFDNGHMATINARYMSYGDIPRTDESGFENGTFKASDVAVGAGYAYQFEEDWTIGGGLNFITSKIDNYTSSAISGNAGITYHNKKNKETASLVFRNFGYQFKSFNGTRENLPFRVDLGYTRILKAIPLAITITAHDLQEFDISSQYNVNGQEVNVGRKIADHFSVGAELFPEKGFNIRLGYNVKRGNELAVADQRNFSGLSAGFGIKLSRFRIDYAHVRYHNSTNVNQIGISIDLVSHAGE from the coding sequence TTGAAGAAAATTGTCATTTTTTCATTATTTCTGTCAGGGATTGTTTCTTATGCACAAACAGGAACAAACGTTTACCCGTTTTTGAATATTCCGGTTTCCGCGAGGCAGGCTGCTTTGGGTGGCGATGCAATTTCCGTAAGAGATCATGATGTTTCCTTTGCCATTGCAAACCCCTCATTGCTCAACAGAGATTCCGATAACCAGCTTTCCGTGAATGCTGCGGCATACCTTGCTGATTCCAAATATGGAACAATAGCCTATGCCAAAGATTTTGATAACGGTCACATGGCTACGATCAATGCGCGGTATATGAGTTACGGAGATATTCCGAGAACCGATGAAAGCGGTTTCGAAAACGGGACATTTAAAGCTTCCGACGTAGCAGTCGGCGCAGGATATGCCTATCAGTTTGAAGAAGACTGGACCATTGGCGGAGGATTGAATTTCATTACTTCCAAAATTGATAATTATACTTCTTCTGCCATATCAGGAAACGCAGGAATTACCTATCATAATAAAAAGAACAAGGAAACAGCTTCTTTGGTATTCAGGAATTTTGGCTATCAGTTCAAATCATTTAACGGAACCAGAGAGAATCTTCCTTTTCGGGTAGATTTAGGATATACAAGAATTTTAAAAGCTATCCCATTAGCAATTACCATCACAGCACATGATCTTCAGGAATTTGATATTTCTTCTCAATACAATGTAAACGGACAGGAAGTAAATGTTGGAAGAAAAATCGCCGACCATTTTTCTGTTGGAGCAGAATTGTTCCCTGAAAAAGGATTCAATATCAGGCTTGGATATAATGTAAAACGCGGAAATGAGCTTGCAGTGGCAGATCAAAGAAACTTCTCCGGGCTTTCTGCGGGATTTGGGATTAAACTATCAAGATTCAGGATTGATTATGCCCATGTGAGGTATCACAATTCAACCAATGTCAATCAGATTGGCATTTCGATAGACCTTGTCAGCCACGCCGGAGAATAA
- the cmk gene encoding (d)CMP kinase: MKKPVIAIDGYSSTGKSSISKIIAQKLGIIHLDTGALYRGVTWFALQNCLNEDGSIDLQNLFSSFDEIELEFKNNNGELVLFLNHIDISKAIRTNEVSENVSLVAKQKEVRDFLLHSQRSLAEKGGIIMDGRDIGTVVLPNADYKFFLTASIDERTKRRYQELLSLGIEANEQQVKENLIIRDKIDSEREIAPLKQADDAIVIDNTNLSRRETIDSILSYIKNI, translated from the coding sequence ATGAAAAAACCTGTTATTGCAATCGATGGGTACTCGTCTACCGGAAAAAGTTCAATATCTAAAATTATTGCCCAAAAGTTGGGAATTATTCATTTAGATACGGGTGCGCTCTACAGAGGAGTTACCTGGTTTGCACTTCAGAATTGCCTGAATGAGGACGGATCGATTGATCTTCAAAATTTATTTTCTTCTTTTGACGAAATTGAACTGGAATTCAAAAACAATAATGGAGAACTGGTTCTTTTCTTAAATCATATCGATATTTCAAAAGCAATTCGTACCAATGAAGTGTCAGAAAATGTAAGTCTTGTCGCAAAACAGAAGGAAGTAAGAGATTTTCTTCTACATTCGCAGCGTTCTTTGGCAGAAAAAGGCGGTATCATTATGGACGGACGTGACATCGGGACAGTAGTTCTGCCAAATGCGGACTATAAATTTTTTCTGACAGCAAGTATTGATGAAAGAACCAAAAGACGCTATCAGGAATTGCTAAGCTTAGGAATTGAAGCTAATGAACAACAGGTAAAAGAAAACCTCATTATCCGCGATAAGATTGACAGTGAGCGGGAAATAGCCCCTCTTAAACAAGCAGATGATGCTATTGTCATTGATAATACAAATCTTTCCAGGAGAGAAACGATAGATAGCATTCTTTCATATATCAAAAATATTTAA
- a CDS encoding YtxH domain-containing protein: MSKKNNTAGILAGLLAGAAAGVILGMLYAPEEGKETRKKIKEKANDIKDQAKNKYGEVSEKVKDQYSSISSTFKETANNVAHTVKDGYDKYKDQIVSKTADVVKNVESELNDLKH; encoded by the coding sequence ATGTCTAAGAAAAACAATACAGCGGGTATTTTAGCAGGGCTTCTTGCAGGTGCTGCAGCAGGTGTAATTTTAGGAATGCTTTATGCTCCGGAAGAAGGTAAGGAAACCAGAAAAAAAATTAAAGAAAAAGCGAATGATATTAAAGATCAGGCTAAGAACAAATACGGAGAAGTTTCTGAAAAGGTAAAAGACCAGTACAGCAGTATTTCTTCTACTTTCAAAGAAACAGCAAATAACGTTGCTCACACAGTGAAAGACGGATATGATAAATATAAAGATCAGATTGTTTCAAAAACTGCAGATGTAGTAAAAAATGTAGAATCTGAATTGAATGATCTAAAACATTAA
- a CDS encoding phage holin family protein has protein sequence MIETIKEYASKRIDLLKIEATEKSSLSAGVVTYLVLMLVAFGFFIILFNFGIAFLIGKALGNSSYGFLIVAAFYLLLVFILMVFKKKIVNYVADQVIKFLNH, from the coding sequence ATGATTGAAACTATTAAAGAATACGCATCGAAGAGAATTGACCTCCTGAAAATTGAAGCTACGGAAAAATCTTCGCTTTCAGCCGGAGTGGTTACCTATCTTGTTTTAATGTTGGTAGCTTTTGGTTTTTTCATTATCCTATTCAACTTTGGGATTGCATTTCTTATCGGAAAAGCATTAGGAAATAGTTCTTACGGATTTCTGATTGTAGCTGCATTCTATTTACTCCTGGTTTTTATACTGATGGTGTTTAAAAAGAAAATCGTAAATTATGTCGCAGATCAGGTTATTAAATTTTTAAATCATTAA
- a CDS encoding phosphoribosyl-ATP pyrophosphatase, with the protein MGRKYESLEELRRKKKLLKQEIEGLEDLLTFKNTKESLSAFTNGLTDQYLEEKVDEDGDEKVVLKKDVIAKQITSEIKGALINKNTAMGIAGSALKGDAVDILIKLGVTAIVGNYARKSLKSSNWKRKVAGVALIYLAPIALRFIRKKLENYQKNQSVSSMEQLI; encoded by the coding sequence ATGGGCAGAAAGTATGAGAGCTTAGAAGAATTAAGAAGAAAGAAAAAACTGTTGAAACAGGAAATCGAGGGACTCGAGGATCTTCTGACATTCAAGAATACAAAAGAAAGTTTAAGTGCATTCACCAATGGTTTGACAGATCAGTATCTGGAAGAAAAAGTAGATGAAGACGGCGACGAAAAAGTAGTCCTGAAAAAAGATGTAATTGCCAAGCAGATCACTTCCGAAATTAAAGGAGCACTTATCAATAAAAACACGGCAATGGGCATTGCGGGTTCTGCATTAAAAGGAGATGCCGTAGATATACTGATTAAACTCGGCGTAACTGCCATAGTAGGAAATTATGCCAGAAAAAGCCTTAAAAGCTCAAATTGGAAAAGAAAAGTTGCCGGCGTAGCATTAATCTATCTTGCACCGATTGCATTAAGATTTATAAGAAAGAAACTGGAAAACTACCAGAAAAATCAAAGTGTTTCAAGTATGGAACAACTTATTTGA
- a CDS encoding TrmH family RNA methyltransferase: MLTAHTIKVLQSLDKKKFRQKYNLFLVEGNKTITELFNSNFKIKEIFSTDPQKLDRAEVPITHISDNELKKISFLQNPKDSVAVCYLNEEKKMEDGNLQLVLDGIQDPGNMGTIIRLADWFGLEQIICSKDTVDFYNPKVIMSSMGSFTRVNIVYTDLAEYLSLTKNINIGTDMDGENIYSFNRPEKMNLILGNEGNGIRPEIERLLEKSIMIPRFGQSQSTESLNVSMAAGIILGQLFSERG; this comes from the coding sequence ATGCTTACAGCTCATACAATAAAAGTTTTACAATCTTTGGATAAAAAGAAGTTCAGACAAAAATACAATTTGTTTTTGGTTGAAGGTAATAAAACGATCACTGAACTTTTCAATTCTAACTTTAAAATTAAAGAAATATTTTCTACCGATCCGCAAAAATTAGACCGTGCAGAAGTTCCGATAACCCATATTTCTGATAATGAGCTGAAAAAAATAAGTTTTCTGCAAAATCCTAAAGATTCTGTTGCTGTTTGTTATCTTAATGAAGAGAAAAAAATGGAAGACGGAAATCTCCAGCTTGTGCTGGATGGCATTCAGGATCCCGGAAATATGGGAACGATTATCCGACTGGCCGATTGGTTCGGTCTTGAGCAGATTATCTGCAGTAAGGATACGGTTGATTTTTATAACCCGAAAGTAATCATGTCCAGCATGGGGTCTTTCACAAGGGTCAATATTGTTTATACAGATTTGGCTGAATATCTTTCCCTGACGAAAAACATTAATATCGGTACGGATATGGACGGAGAAAATATTTATTCATTTAACAGACCTGAAAAAATGAATCTGATTCTCGGAAACGAAGGAAACGGAATACGTCCTGAAATCGAAAGACTTTTAGAAAAAAGTATAATGATCCCGAGATTTGGGCAATCACAATCCACAGAAAGCCTGAATGTCTCTATGGCAGCCGGAATTATTTTAGGACAACTTTTCAGTGAAAGAGGATAA
- the tamL gene encoding translocation and assembly module lipoprotein TamL, which yields MSCKHYKNSPQKYYKIISFATFVCLLYACSTTKKVPDGEYLLVQNNFEFEDKKAPFDGELKGYVQQKPNRRQFLFMPLSLWLYNAANPKYDTLLNEYMTYPNELRNQKLRDSLFIKYNMKSSVGKSLFFDRLYHNWGSAPVILDQTKTEKSAESIEKRLTYRGYWDAEVKFKHDLDSAAKKAAVTYFITHRDPTYIKEYYYNITDPAVKNIFQQKIRESLIRQGQILDQTVLEKEVTRINDLMKDYGYYRFNNLGDEIYFVADSIKSRKQVPLTLEIHKDSLDSPYKVSTIGNIDVAIVDEVGDYPKNTKKDSLRGIRFHKVDNQYDSRAIWRAITVGSKQIYDQKKFDLTRRNLLAMNNFSILKSRDSLRRGGGAAPNDSIIDVMYVLKPLPKYELKLGTDVNYSQLLNLGVSPSVDLTTRNVFGGAENLSTSLSGTFGSIRSTKDINSRVLAYEISAQASLNFPRLLLPFDYYKLLPKRYSPTSSIVLGASVQNNIGLGRVNFNTGLNYLATVNDKVSHRLTIFNTQLSLTKNKDAYYEYFVNDDEVRREIFNDYFAFNPSLAQEFASGQKTIDEVSKAIVLDTNYVSTLDQQGADKFLAFLGTLVNKDRQTQDVLISSFIYNFVYNEIGKKDYPNSFYFNGKVELAGNIFSIFNQRRNDGGVITSPERTIFGVPYAQFVKFDFDVRKYFKFNNNTLVLRQFVGLGIPYGNSSSMPVIRSYFNGGANDIRAWVPFGGLGPADSQIDERVRTYITENLKLTTNIELRVPFNETYEGALFTDIGNIWSLKNSNEATGDEFKLNKFLKQMGVGSGFGLRANIAYITLRLDLAYKMYDPNKPEGDRWRLKYFQPFKPTLNIAFGYPF from the coding sequence ATGAGCTGTAAGCATTATAAGAATTCTCCTCAAAAGTATTATAAAATTATATCATTTGCAACATTTGTATGTCTCCTGTATGCTTGTAGTACCACCAAAAAAGTTCCGGACGGTGAATATCTGCTCGTCCAGAATAATTTTGAATTTGAAGATAAGAAAGCTCCATTTGATGGAGAACTAAAAGGATATGTACAGCAAAAGCCCAACAGAAGGCAGTTTCTTTTTATGCCGCTCAGCTTATGGTTGTACAATGCTGCCAATCCTAAGTATGATACCCTTCTCAATGAATATATGACTTATCCCAATGAATTGAGAAACCAGAAACTGAGAGATTCTCTTTTCATTAAATACAACATGAAAAGTAGTGTGGGGAAAAGCCTGTTTTTTGACAGATTATATCACAACTGGGGTTCGGCACCTGTAATTCTTGACCAGACGAAAACAGAAAAAAGTGCGGAATCAATAGAGAAAAGACTTACCTATCGCGGATATTGGGATGCAGAAGTAAAATTTAAACATGATCTTGATTCTGCAGCAAAAAAAGCAGCAGTAACTTATTTTATTACCCACAGAGATCCTACTTATATCAAAGAATATTACTACAATATTACAGATCCTGCGGTAAAAAATATTTTTCAGCAGAAAATAAGAGAAAGCCTTATCAGACAGGGACAGATATTGGATCAGACAGTTCTTGAAAAAGAGGTGACCAGAATCAATGATCTGATGAAGGATTATGGCTATTATAGATTTAATAATCTTGGTGACGAAATCTATTTCGTAGCAGACTCCATCAAAAGCAGAAAACAGGTTCCTTTAACTCTTGAGATTCATAAAGACTCTCTAGACAGTCCATATAAAGTATCTACCATAGGGAATATTGATGTGGCCATTGTTGATGAAGTAGGAGATTATCCTAAAAATACAAAAAAAGACAGCTTAAGGGGAATACGTTTTCATAAAGTAGATAATCAATATGATTCCAGAGCAATATGGAGGGCTATTACTGTTGGAAGCAAACAGATATACGATCAGAAGAAATTTGATCTTACGAGAAGAAATCTTTTGGCAATGAATAACTTCAGCATACTCAAATCCAGAGATTCTTTGCGACGCGGAGGCGGTGCAGCCCCGAATGACAGTATCATCGATGTAATGTATGTTCTGAAGCCACTCCCGAAATATGAACTGAAACTCGGTACGGATGTCAATTATTCCCAGCTGCTGAATCTCGGGGTTTCTCCATCGGTTGATCTTACCACGAGAAATGTTTTTGGCGGAGCAGAAAACCTTTCGACCAGCCTTTCAGGAACTTTTGGATCAATAAGAAGTACCAAAGATATTAACAGCAGGGTTCTGGCCTATGAAATTTCAGCGCAGGCTTCATTGAACTTTCCAAGATTGTTGCTGCCATTCGATTATTATAAACTGCTCCCAAAGAGGTACAGTCCTACTTCATCAATTGTGTTAGGAGCTTCTGTTCAGAATAATATCGGTTTGGGAAGGGTAAATTTTAATACAGGTTTGAATTATCTTGCCACCGTAAACGATAAGGTTTCCCACAGACTTACGATATTCAATACACAGCTTAGTTTAACAAAAAATAAAGATGCTTATTATGAATATTTCGTTAATGATGATGAAGTAAGAAGGGAAATATTTAATGATTATTTTGCATTCAACCCTTCCTTAGCGCAGGAATTTGCTTCAGGACAGAAAACGATAGACGAAGTTTCCAAAGCCATTGTATTAGATACGAATTATGTCTCAACACTCGATCAACAGGGAGCTGACAAATTTTTAGCATTTTTGGGAACACTTGTCAATAAAGACCGCCAGACACAAGATGTCTTAATCTCTTCGTTTATCTACAATTTTGTGTATAATGAAATCGGGAAAAAAGATTATCCTAACTCATTCTATTTTAACGGTAAAGTGGAACTTGCCGGAAATATTTTCAGCATTTTTAATCAGAGAAGAAATGATGGCGGAGTCATTACCAGTCCGGAAAGAACTATTTTCGGTGTTCCGTATGCACAATTCGTAAAATTTGATTTTGATGTAAGAAAATATTTTAAATTTAATAACAATACCCTTGTGCTCCGGCAGTTTGTTGGTCTTGGAATTCCTTACGGAAACTCATCCAGCATGCCGGTGATCAGATCCTATTTTAACGGTGGAGCGAATGATATCAGAGCCTGGGTTCCTTTTGGCGGACTTGGTCCTGCAGATTCGCAGATTGATGAACGTGTACGTACCTATATCACAGAAAATCTGAAACTTACAACCAATATTGAGTTGAGGGTTCCTTTTAATGAAACCTATGAAGGAGCGCTCTTCACAGATATTGGCAATATATGGTCTTTAAAAAATTCCAATGAAGCAACCGGCGATGAATTTAAATTGAATAAATTTCTGAAACAGATGGGTGTCGGAAGTGGTTTCGGATTAAGGGCAAATATTGCTTATATTACATTAAGATTAGATCTTGCCTATAAAATGTACGACCCGAACAAACCCGAAGGCGACCGTTGGAGACTGAAATATTTCCAGCCGTTTAAACCTACATTAAATATTGCATTTGGATATCCGTTCTAA
- a CDS encoding SanA/YdcF family protein, giving the protein MRIIRNIVNLILISVEIMILLICLSNAWVFALTDGRTYNKISKIPPREVALVLGTSPKMRSGLSNPYFTKRMDAAALLYHHGKIKKILVSGEKSKGYDEPAAMKNYLIYQEGVPEEIIIEDPKGFNTYRSILRCKDVYKKDNVIIVSQGFHNLRALLFARNNNMNALGFDARDVTKPESYYRNQFREILARTVAVVYFALGISPD; this is encoded by the coding sequence TTGAGAATAATAAGAAACATAGTTAACCTCATATTGATATCAGTAGAAATCATGATTTTACTGATATGCCTTTCTAATGCCTGGGTTTTTGCACTCACGGATGGTAGAACCTACAACAAGATTTCCAAAATTCCGCCGAGAGAAGTGGCGTTGGTTTTGGGAACTTCACCAAAAATGCGATCCGGACTTTCCAATCCGTATTTCACAAAGAGAATGGATGCCGCAGCATTGCTCTATCATCATGGGAAAATTAAAAAAATTCTTGTAAGCGGGGAAAAAAGTAAAGGTTATGATGAACCTGCAGCTATGAAAAATTACCTGATCTACCAAGAGGGAGTTCCCGAAGAGATCATTATTGAAGATCCGAAAGGATTCAACACTTATCGCAGTATTCTACGCTGTAAAGATGTCTATAAAAAAGACAATGTAATTATTGTCTCTCAGGGTTTCCATAATCTTCGTGCCTTACTTTTTGCAAGAAATAATAATATGAATGCTTTAGGATTTGATGCCCGTGACGTTACCAAACCCGAAAGTTACTACAGAAACCAGTTCCGGGAAATTTTAGCCAGAACGGTTGCTGTCGTGTACTTTGCCCTAGGGATTTCACCGGATTAG
- a CDS encoding iron-sulfur cluster-binding domain-containing protein, which translates to MEQQIYKGKLTKFHWLKITKKEELTKNTFSLEFEIPGNLKGNFKFDAGQFVSIKFNSHGKDVIKDYSMTSAPYEEKISLGIKMNSPEGDTAELFRNYHVGDFLMVSEPAGRFTLISKPSEFRTIVGFAAGIGITPILSHFKNILHTEPRTRLFLFYGNKSCEDMIYREQLDNLARNCGDRLQIFYFFSQEKQSNSFFHGRLDDKKLGLIINQILHLDDTDEESTIWDAVDEVLICGKGEMIKTLANACYHHGIPKKNIHFELFEEYNDDIYPVEKEFPLIEHIDVEFSMLGKKYSAELPDNKERILQQLLIQKFAVPYSCKSGICGSCECILEEGEVELLENEYLTEREEEKGHILACMSIAKSKKIKLNFDLS; encoded by the coding sequence ATGGAACAACAAATCTATAAGGGGAAACTTACAAAGTTTCATTGGCTAAAAATAACGAAAAAGGAAGAACTGACCAAAAATACTTTTTCTCTGGAATTTGAAATTCCCGGGAATCTTAAGGGGAATTTTAAGTTTGATGCAGGGCAGTTTGTCAGTATTAAATTCAATTCTCACGGCAAAGATGTTATTAAAGATTATTCAATGACATCTGCACCGTATGAGGAGAAAATTTCGCTGGGCATAAAGATGAATTCGCCCGAAGGAGATACCGCAGAATTATTCAGAAACTATCATGTAGGAGATTTTCTTATGGTAAGCGAACCTGCAGGAAGATTTACGCTGATTTCCAAACCCAGCGAATTCAGAACCATTGTAGGTTTTGCAGCCGGCATAGGAATCACTCCCATTCTCAGTCATTTTAAAAATATTCTGCATACTGAGCCAAGAACAAGGCTTTTCCTTTTCTATGGTAATAAATCTTGTGAAGATATGATCTATCGAGAACAACTTGATAATCTTGCACGGAATTGCGGCGACAGGCTACAGATTTTTTATTTTTTTTCTCAGGAAAAACAATCCAACAGTTTTTTTCACGGAAGATTGGATGATAAAAAACTAGGCCTTATTATCAATCAGATCCTTCACCTTGATGATACGGATGAAGAATCAACGATTTGGGATGCCGTAGACGAAGTGCTGATCTGCGGAAAAGGAGAGATGATTAAAACTCTTGCCAATGCATGCTATCATCATGGGATTCCTAAGAAAAACATTCATTTTGAACTTTTTGAGGAATATAATGACGATATTTATCCAGTAGAAAAAGAATTTCCTCTGATAGAACATATCGATGTTGAATTTTCCATGCTTGGCAAAAAATATTCTGCAGAACTTCCAGATAATAAAGAAAGAATATTGCAGCAATTATTAATTCAGAAATTTGCCGTTCCTTATTCGTGCAAATCGGGTATCTGCGGAAGCTGCGAATGTATTCTTGAGGAAGGAGAAGTAGAACTGTTGGAAAATGAATATCTTACGGAAAGAGAGGAGGAAAAGGGGCATATCCTGGCTTGTATGTCAATTGCCAAAAGCAAAAAAATAAAGCTTAACTTTGATCTGAGTTGA
- a CDS encoding TlpA family protein disulfide reductase, giving the protein MKKIILSTLFLISVFSCKKESAKTEDGMAVQDSASVPEPAEASAALKMVTAEQTSEFLGKKNDTLYVTNFFATWCGPCVKEIPHFKNKIQELNGKPVKITFVSVDSKSDWNTKVPQFVDEQGIRNNTVLLDGQLLGGDFFAANFKSWDGGAIPFTFMRRGDQTDETLGMISEEQLTEKINSLLK; this is encoded by the coding sequence ATGAAAAAGATAATCTTATCCACGCTTTTCCTGATTTCGGTTTTCAGTTGTAAAAAAGAAAGTGCCAAAACAGAAGATGGAATGGCCGTGCAGGATTCTGCTTCCGTACCGGAACCTGCCGAAGCTTCTGCTGCTTTAAAAATGGTTACTGCTGAGCAGACTTCCGAGTTTTTAGGTAAAAAAAATGACACGCTGTACGTTACCAATTTTTTTGCTACCTGGTGCGGACCATGTGTGAAGGAAATTCCTCATTTTAAAAATAAAATACAGGAGCTTAACGGAAAGCCTGTTAAAATTACATTTGTAAGTGTTGACAGCAAAAGTGACTGGAATACAAAAGTTCCTCAGTTTGTAGATGAACAGGGAATCCGCAACAATACGGTACTGTTGGACGGGCAGCTTCTTGGAGGCGATTTTTTTGCGGCTAATTTTAAAAGCTGGGATGGCGGCGCAATTCCTTTTACTTTTATGAGAAGAGGTGATCAAACGGATGAAACTTTGGGAATGATCAGTGAAGAACAACTTACCGAAAAAATCAATTCTCTTTTAAAATAA
- a CDS encoding iron ABC transporter permease translates to MSDQFKILCLVLFLAILLAAIINLNTGFLSLHFQDFFTESSNSQIAEIRVNRVLVMLLAGISIPTSGFLMQEYFQNPLAGPDILGITSVASLSVAFYIFFSNDFVIPEILQNSFLSLSAIAGSLLIMLVFLTVTRKFQDKSYLVIFGFLISAFCGAVVSLLQLYAENQSLKNYILWSFGANNMVSRNQIYVLSVLVSVGLWFCFKTIKPLIGNSLGTSYAQSLGVNLNRLKIFVVVASSLLSASLTAFLGPILFIGIIVPHFCRLVYNPAKLWQQWILNMFLGMLIMLIFSIIAEKTQIPLNVISSVFGIPVILGMLLKQNRV, encoded by the coding sequence ATGTCAGATCAATTTAAAATCCTGTGTTTGGTTTTATTTCTTGCTATTTTGTTAGCAGCGATCATTAACCTGAACACAGGATTTTTAAGTTTGCACTTTCAAGACTTTTTTACAGAATCATCAAACAGCCAGATTGCTGAAATCCGTGTAAACCGCGTTCTTGTAATGTTGCTTGCCGGAATTTCCATTCCTACCTCGGGATTTCTGATGCAGGAATATTTTCAGAATCCTCTCGCGGGTCCTGATATTCTCGGAATTACATCCGTAGCCAGTTTATCAGTTGCATTTTACATTTTCTTCTCAAACGATTTTGTAATTCCGGAGATTCTGCAAAACAGCTTTTTAAGTTTATCAGCCATCGCAGGAAGCTTGCTGATAATGCTTGTTTTCCTTACCGTTACCAGAAAATTTCAGGATAAATCATATTTAGTTATTTTCGGTTTCCTGATATCTGCCTTTTGCGGAGCAGTTGTTTCTTTATTACAATTGTATGCAGAAAATCAAAGTTTGAAAAATTATATTTTATGGTCTTTCGGGGCTAATAATATGGTTTCAAGAAATCAAATTTATGTATTGTCGGTTTTAGTTTCAGTGGGCTTATGGTTTTGTTTTAAAACAATAAAACCGCTTATTGGGAATTCACTGGGGACTTCATATGCGCAAAGTCTGGGCGTTAATCTTAATCGTCTTAAAATATTTGTTGTTGTTGCGTCTTCCCTGCTTTCGGCTTCGTTGACTGCTTTTTTAGGTCCTATTTTGTTTATCGGAATTATTGTTCCGCACTTCTGCAGATTGGTTTATAATCCTGCTAAACTCTGGCAACAATGGATTTTAAACATGTTTTTAGGAATGTTAATCATGCTAATTTTCTCCATAATCGCAGAAAAAACACAAATACCGCTGAATGTAATCAGCTCTGTTTTTGGAATTCCTGTGATTTTGGGAATGCTTTTGAAGCAGAATAGAGTTTGA